Proteins from a single region of Synergistaceae bacterium:
- a CDS encoding 3-isopropylmalate dehydratase large subunit (catalyzes the isomerization between 2-isopropylmalate and 3-isopropylmalate in leucine biosynthesis), translating into LAAGERCVSTSNRNFVGRMGSSKSEVILASPMVAAATAVAGHICHPKEITG; encoded by the coding sequence TCCTTGCTGCTGGAGAACGCTGTGTGTCCACAAGTAACAGAAATTTCGTTGGTAGGATGGGTTCATCTAAAAGCGAAGTTATTCTTGCAAGTCCAATGGTTGCAGCTGCCACTGCCGTTGCAGGGCATATCTGTCATCCAAAAGAAATAACAGGCTAG